A window of Paenibacillus sp. 19GGS1-52 contains these coding sequences:
- a CDS encoding Tex family protein, with translation MTEEANVKREQELITVAIAKELGISLGQVRTTVGLLDEGNTIPFIARYRKEMTGELDENVLRDIEERLGYLRNLGERKKDVIRNIEEQGKLTKELHEQIMNAVKLQEVEDLYRPFRQKRKTRASVAKEKGLEPLANWIMEQRRQGLPAEEAVKYIDVDKGVESADLALQGAMDIIAENIADDPTIRSWVRQYTSSQGVLVSEAKDAKQESVYENYYSYREPVHKMPPHRILAINRGERENVLKVGLEVIADKLHAFIGRKIIKGPSPVKDLLDAVIEDSYKRLIAPSVEREVRGEMTEKGDKQAITIFSGNLRSLLLQPPVKGRCVLGVDPAYRTGCKLAVVDDTGKLLEVAVTYPTPPHNKTVEAAAKFKELIKKYGIQLIVIGNGTGSRETEQFTAEVIADIGNPELAYLIVNEAGASVYSASKLAQEEFPDLDVSERSAASIARRVQDPLAELVKIDPKAIGVGQYQHDVSQKHLEESLKAVVESAVNHVGVDVNTASPSLLSYVAGINGTIAKNIVKFREENGKFTTRKQLQKVPRLGAKSYEQCIGFLRIPGGDNTLDRTPIHPESYSVVDRLFRELKLDVNSLGSKEVASQLELEAQHAEELAVKLDVGVPTLRDILESLQRPGRDPREELPLPIFRTDVLKIEDLVPGMEMQGTVRNVIDFGAFVDIGIKNDGLVHISQLSGSFVKHPMDVVSVGDNVTVWVMGVDLKKGRVSLTMRPPRVEAGNTN, from the coding sequence GTGACAGAGGAAGCGAACGTCAAGCGCGAGCAGGAACTAATCACTGTGGCTATCGCCAAGGAGCTTGGGATCAGCCTGGGACAGGTACGGACAACGGTAGGACTGCTCGATGAGGGGAATACGATTCCCTTTATCGCCAGATACCGTAAGGAAATGACCGGCGAGCTTGATGAGAATGTGCTGCGTGATATCGAGGAACGCCTTGGGTATCTGCGCAATCTGGGTGAACGCAAGAAGGATGTTATCCGCAATATTGAAGAGCAGGGCAAGCTAACCAAGGAGCTGCATGAACAAATCATGAACGCGGTTAAGCTTCAGGAAGTGGAGGATTTGTACCGTCCGTTCCGCCAGAAGCGCAAGACGCGGGCCAGTGTCGCCAAAGAAAAGGGACTGGAGCCCTTGGCCAACTGGATTATGGAGCAGCGCAGACAAGGCTTGCCGGCTGAAGAAGCGGTAAAGTATATAGATGTAGATAAAGGTGTGGAGTCAGCAGATCTAGCACTGCAAGGTGCCATGGATATCATTGCTGAGAATATAGCGGATGATCCGACTATTCGTTCTTGGGTCCGCCAATATACTTCCAGCCAAGGCGTGCTTGTATCCGAGGCTAAGGATGCCAAGCAGGAATCCGTATATGAGAATTACTATAGTTACAGGGAACCTGTACATAAAATGCCGCCGCACCGTATTCTGGCCATTAACCGGGGTGAACGGGAGAATGTGCTGAAGGTGGGACTTGAAGTCATTGCCGATAAGCTCCACGCCTTTATTGGGCGGAAGATTATTAAAGGGCCGTCGCCAGTGAAGGATTTGCTGGATGCTGTCATTGAGGATTCCTATAAACGGCTAATTGCTCCGTCTGTAGAGCGTGAAGTGCGGGGAGAAATGACAGAGAAGGGCGATAAACAAGCTATTACCATCTTCTCCGGCAACTTGCGCAGCCTGCTGCTGCAGCCACCGGTTAAAGGACGCTGTGTACTGGGCGTAGACCCTGCCTACCGTACTGGCTGCAAGCTGGCGGTTGTAGATGATACCGGCAAGCTGCTGGAGGTAGCCGTGACCTACCCAACGCCGCCGCATAACAAAACCGTCGAAGCTGCAGCCAAGTTCAAAGAGCTTATTAAGAAGTACGGCATTCAGCTGATCGTTATCGGTAACGGTACAGGCTCACGGGAGACCGAACAATTCACAGCTGAGGTTATTGCTGATATTGGGAATCCAGAGCTGGCTTACCTGATCGTTAATGAAGCTGGGGCGAGCGTTTATTCCGCCTCCAAGCTGGCCCAAGAGGAATTCCCAGATCTGGATGTGTCGGAGCGCAGTGCTGCTTCTATCGCCCGCCGTGTGCAAGATCCGCTGGCAGAGCTGGTGAAGATTGATCCGAAGGCCATCGGTGTAGGGCAATACCAGCATGACGTTTCCCAGAAGCATCTGGAGGAGAGTCTGAAGGCTGTTGTTGAGTCTGCAGTTAACCATGTTGGAGTAGATGTGAACACGGCATCCCCATCCTTGTTGTCGTACGTTGCCGGGATTAATGGGACGATTGCCAAGAACATCGTCAAATTCCGTGAGGAGAACGGCAAGTTCACCACCCGCAAGCAGCTGCAAAAGGTACCGCGCCTAGGTGCCAAATCCTATGAGCAGTGCATCGGATTTCTACGGATTCCTGGCGGTGACAATACGCTGGATCGTACGCCGATCCATCCCGAATCCTATTCCGTGGTGGATCGCCTGTTCCGTGAACTGAAGCTGGACGTCAACAGTCTGGGCAGCAAGGAAGTGGCTTCGCAACTGGAGCTTGAGGCACAGCATGCCGAAGAGCTGGCTGTGAAGCTGGATGTCGGCGTGCCTACACTGCGCGACATTCTGGAGAGTCTGCAGCGTCCGGGTCGCGATCCGCGCGAGGAGCTGCCTCTGCCGATCTTCCGCACCGATGTGCTGAAGATCGAGGATCTAGTTCCCGGCATGGAGATGCAGGGAACCGTCCGCAATGTTATCGATTTCGGCGCCTTCGTCGATATCGGCATCAAGAACGACGGACTGGTGCATATTTCCCAGCTCAGCGGCAGCTTCGTGAAGCATCCGATGGACGTTGTCTCCGTAGGCGACAACGTCACCGTCTGGGTGATGGGCGTTGACCTCAAGAAGGGCCGGGTCAGCCTGACCATGCGTCCGCCACGTGTTGAGGCTGGAAACACAAACTAA
- the alr gene encoding alanine racemase translates to MQASYRPTVAEINLDDLRANYEAFRSVLPAETKFMGCVKGNAYGHGAVEVTRELERLGADYVSVAFLDEALELRQAGILIPILVLGYTSPEGIIVAWENHVTVTLFTPEVLEAVRQLPRHSEHRLKVHIKIDSGMGRLGLLPADAPAFIAEVQSVAQAELEGMFTHFAKADEQDKSYTLMQHRRFMGVVEALREQEIEIPIIHTGNSATAIDTPLLSCNMVRIGISLYGFYPSSEVNRQPVVLHPVMTLKTQAVYVKNLPPDWGISYGAKYITDSVERIATLPVGYADGYSRMLTGKAEVLIRGRRVPIVGTICMDQCMVSLKSFAEEAEQIKAGEEVVLIGRQADVAITADELALHLGTIHYEVICMLAHRVPRVYIREGLLPNLVNALLQPESSDSDSFAGNK, encoded by the coding sequence GTGCAAGCAAGCTATCGACCGACAGTAGCCGAGATTAATCTGGATGATTTGCGTGCCAATTACGAGGCCTTTCGCTCGGTATTACCGGCAGAGACCAAGTTTATGGGATGCGTCAAAGGAAATGCGTACGGCCATGGAGCAGTGGAAGTGACACGGGAGCTGGAACGACTCGGAGCAGATTATGTTAGTGTGGCCTTTCTGGATGAAGCATTAGAGCTGCGTCAGGCGGGAATACTGATTCCTATACTGGTGCTTGGCTATACATCTCCAGAAGGGATAATCGTAGCCTGGGAGAATCATGTAACCGTAACACTATTCACCCCGGAAGTACTGGAAGCAGTAAGGCAGCTTCCAAGACATTCGGAGCATCGGCTGAAGGTGCACATCAAGATTGATAGCGGGATGGGACGGCTGGGTCTTTTGCCAGCTGATGCACCTGCATTCATCGCTGAAGTGCAGTCTGTAGCGCAAGCGGAGCTGGAGGGCATGTTCACCCATTTTGCCAAGGCAGACGAACAAGACAAAAGCTATACATTGATGCAGCACCGACGGTTTATGGGCGTAGTGGAAGCGCTTCGGGAACAGGAAATTGAAATCCCGATCATACATACGGGCAATAGCGCTACTGCCATAGATACACCTCTTCTTTCCTGCAATATGGTGCGTATAGGCATCAGCTTGTACGGATTCTATCCATCATCCGAGGTTAACCGTCAGCCGGTCGTCTTACATCCGGTAATGACGCTGAAGACGCAGGCTGTTTATGTCAAGAACCTGCCGCCCGATTGGGGCATCAGCTATGGAGCCAAGTACATCACAGACAGCGTTGAGAGAATTGCAACGTTGCCTGTGGGGTACGCAGATGGATACTCCCGCATGCTAACAGGCAAAGCGGAGGTGTTAATACGCGGACGCCGCGTCCCTATCGTCGGAACCATCTGCATGGACCAATGTATGGTATCGCTCAAATCTTTCGCTGAAGAAGCAGAACAAATCAAAGCTGGCGAAGAGGTTGTACTCATCGGCCGCCAAGCTGACGTGGCTATCACGGCAGACGAGCTGGCTCTCCATCTTGGAACGATTCACTACGAGGTTATTTGTATGCTGGCCCACCGAGTGCCCCGCGTATATATACGCGAAGGCTTGCTTCCGAACCTGGTGAATGCCTTGCTGCAGCCGGAAAGTTCTGACAGTGATTCTTTTGCAGGGAATAAATAG
- a CDS encoding transposase, with amino-acid sequence MKERCTKAAEDREVVVSLERLRYQKQAREILRSEEGYTLAVRRMTEPESVFGQLKNNRGIRRFLLRGMEKVTLEVG; translated from the coding sequence CTGAAGGAACGCTGCACGAAGGCAGCCGAAGATCGGGAAGTGGTTGTTAGTTTGGAACGACTACGTTATCAAAAGCAGGCTCGTGAGATCTTGCGAAGTGAGGAAGGTTACACTCTGGCCGTACGCCGAATGACGGAACCAGAAAGTGTATTTGGACAACTGAAAAATAACCGGGGCATCCGGCGCTTTCTGCTTCGCGGCATGGAAAAAGTGACGCTTGAGGTCGGGTAG
- a CDS encoding type II toxin-antitoxin system PemK/MazF family toxin has translation MIVKRGDVFFADLSPVVGSEQGGVRPVLVIQNDIGNRFSPTVIVAAITAQIQKAKLPTHVEIDAAAHGFDRDSVILLEQVRTIDKQRLTDKITHLDDETMKKVDDSLQISLGLIDF, from the coding sequence TTGATCGTTAAACGCGGCGACGTTTTTTTTGCCGACCTATCGCCTGTAGTAGGTTCCGAACAAGGCGGAGTTAGGCCAGTTCTGGTGATTCAGAACGATATTGGTAATCGCTTCAGTCCAACGGTAATTGTGGCAGCGATCACTGCACAGATTCAGAAGGCGAAACTACCGACGCATGTAGAAATTGATGCGGCTGCTCACGGCTTTGACCGGGATTCTGTTATTTTGCTGGAGCAGGTTCGAACCATTGACAAACAACGTTTAACTGATAAGATCACCCACCTCGACGATGAGACCATGAAGAAGGTGGATGATTCGCTACAGATCAGCCTTGGTTTGATTGATTTCTAA
- a CDS encoding CopG family ribbon-helix-helix protein, with protein sequence MANLQNTKRIMISLPDHLLQEVDGIVQLENSNRSELIRQAMKLYLSERRKRSIRESMQRGYMEMAKINLTMACEAFLAEEDADSTLGRLVSGV encoded by the coding sequence GTGGCCAATTTGCAGAACACCAAAAGAATCATGATCAGCTTGCCCGATCATCTCTTACAGGAAGTGGATGGAATCGTTCAATTAGAGAATTCCAACCGGAGTGAATTGATCAGGCAGGCCATGAAGCTGTACTTAAGCGAACGGAGGAAACGTTCCATTCGTGAGTCCATGCAGCGTGGCTATATGGAAATGGCCAAGATCAACTTGACCATGGCATGCGAGGCGTTCCTCGCTGAGGAAGATGCAGACAGTACTCTTGGCCGCTTAGTAAGCGGGGTGTAA
- a CDS encoding TetR/AcrR family transcriptional regulator, whose protein sequence is MNIKRGRPRNAEAEKAILTASYDLLLETGFGAVTVEKIAERAQVSKATIYKWWPNKAAVIMDGFLSAAAARLPVPDTGSVFSDILIHATNLARFLTSPEGKVITEIIGEGQFDPGLAEAYRSRYVNPRRLEARQLLERGVQRKELPEQLNIELSIDLIYGPIFYRLLLTGEQLDDTFIQDLTTAAFEGIKLH, encoded by the coding sequence GTGAACATCAAAAGAGGGCGACCACGCAACGCTGAAGCGGAGAAGGCTATTCTTACCGCCTCATATGACTTACTACTGGAAACAGGCTTCGGGGCTGTAACGGTGGAGAAAATTGCAGAACGTGCGCAAGTAAGCAAAGCCACCATTTATAAATGGTGGCCGAACAAAGCAGCCGTTATTATGGATGGCTTCCTGTCTGCTGCTGCGGCAAGACTGCCTGTACCTGATACGGGCTCCGTATTCAGTGATATATTAATTCATGCTACGAATCTGGCCAGATTTCTGACCAGCCCGGAAGGTAAAGTTATAACAGAAATCATAGGTGAAGGACAATTTGATCCGGGGTTGGCTGAGGCCTATCGGAGTAGATATGTCAATCCCCGTCGACTAGAGGCACGACAGCTTCTAGAACGAGGGGTTCAGCGGAAAGAACTGCCGGAACAGCTTAATATTGAATTGAGTATTGATCTGATCTACGGACCCATTTTCTATAGACTATTACTAACCGGTGAACAGCTGGACGATACCTTTATACAAGATTTGACTACCGCTGCCTTTGAAGGGATCAAATTACACTAA
- a CDS encoding MFS transporter produces the protein MSLLLRNRGAMLLLMLNIFLAFTGIGLVVPIMPTYMNELHMSGQVVGLLVAAFSLAQLVISPFAGRLSDAIGRKKVIVAGLIIFSFSELLFGLANETWILFASRMLGGIGAALIMPAVMAYTADTTSVEERAKGMGYINAAITTGFIIGPGLGGYIAEFGIRIPFFFAAGAAAVAALLTIAILPESLTVEQRKEMQASTGNKESLVMQLVRSYREPYFLGLVIVFVLSFGLANYETVFGLFVDHKFGFTPKDIAFVITFGSIAGAVVQVTFFGWILNRFGENKVISSCLLIAGLFILLTLFVNSFWAIIVVTFIVFFATDILRPAVSTQLSKLAGEKQGFVAGMNSAYTSLGNIAGPVIAGYLFDLNINYPYMAAALVLGLCCVLSLGSGRKRLRQQG, from the coding sequence ATGTCATTACTGCTTAGAAACAGGGGCGCAATGCTGCTGCTCATGCTTAATATTTTTCTTGCATTTACCGGAATTGGATTAGTAGTGCCTATTATGCCTACCTACATGAATGAGCTTCATATGAGCGGACAGGTCGTAGGGCTTTTAGTGGCAGCATTCTCGCTGGCTCAATTAGTAATATCACCATTCGCAGGCAGATTGTCCGACGCTATCGGCAGAAAAAAAGTGATTGTAGCTGGTCTGATTATCTTTTCCTTCTCAGAGCTGCTGTTTGGTCTGGCCAATGAGACATGGATCTTATTCGCTTCCAGAATGTTGGGCGGCATTGGGGCTGCTCTGATCATGCCTGCAGTGATGGCATATACGGCGGACACAACCTCAGTGGAGGAACGGGCAAAAGGAATGGGATATATCAATGCAGCGATTACCACCGGATTTATTATCGGCCCTGGCCTCGGCGGGTATATTGCGGAGTTCGGCATACGTATTCCCTTTTTCTTCGCCGCGGGAGCAGCGGCGGTTGCTGCGTTACTGACGATTGCTATATTGCCGGAGTCGCTCACCGTGGAGCAGCGCAAAGAGATGCAGGCTTCTACAGGAAATAAGGAGAGTCTGGTGATGCAGCTTGTACGTTCTTACCGGGAACCTTACTTTTTGGGACTGGTCATTGTGTTCGTCCTTTCTTTTGGATTAGCCAATTATGAGACGGTATTCGGGTTGTTTGTAGATCATAAATTTGGTTTTACACCCAAGGATATTGCTTTTGTGATCACTTTTGGCTCCATTGCCGGAGCGGTTGTGCAAGTCACCTTCTTTGGTTGGATCTTGAACCGCTTCGGGGAGAATAAAGTGATTTCCAGCTGTCTGCTGATCGCAGGCCTGTTTATTCTGCTGACGCTGTTTGTGAACAGCTTTTGGGCTATTATTGTTGTTACTTTTATTGTGTTTTTTGCTACAGATATTTTACGTCCGGCAGTGAGCACACAGCTATCCAAACTGGCTGGGGAGAAGCAGGGTTTTGTAGCGGGTATGAACTCGGCTTACACCAGTCTCGGGAATATCGCTGGACCGGTAATCGCCGGCTACCTATTCGATTTGAATATTAATTATCCCTATATGGCGGCTGCGCTGGTTCTGGGTTTATGTTGTGTGTTATCGCTTGGTTCTGGCAGGAAGAGACTTCGGCAGCAAGGATAA
- a CDS encoding transposase — MKLEQVVQKLEAQLAQKPKDKPLKKAVQTLRKDWLPRLLKYEQYQKLLGDRNSFSKTDPDATFMRMKEDHMRNGQLKPGYNVQIGTENQFILAYSLHQRPTDTRCLEPHMEKAQQILGKLPKTVIADAGYGSEENYAYLEKKEIQAVVKYGSYHKEKSKAWKANESECW, encoded by the coding sequence GTGAAACTTGAACAGGTGGTGCAAAAGCTCGAAGCTCAGCTGGCCCAAAAACCGAAAGACAAGCCCTTAAAAAAAGCTGTTCAGACGCTGCGCAAGGATTGGCTTCCCCGACTGCTGAAGTACGAACAATACCAAAAGCTCCTTGGTGACCGGAACAGTTTCAGTAAGACAGATCCAGATGCAACGTTTATGCGGATGAAAGAAGACCACATGCGAAATGGCCAGCTGAAACCGGGATACAATGTGCAAATCGGGACCGAAAACCAATTTATTTTAGCCTACAGTTTACACCAAAGACCGACCGACACCCGCTGTTTAGAGCCGCATATGGAAAAAGCGCAGCAGATCCTCGGAAAACTGCCCAAGACAGTCATTGCGGATGCAGGCTACGGCAGCGAAGAAAACTACGCCTATCTGGAAAAGAAAGAGATTCAGGCGGTGGTGAAGTACGGCAGCTACCACAAGGAAAAGAGCAAAGCCTGGAAAGCGAATGAAAGCGAATGTTGGTAA
- a CDS encoding MFS transporter: MNYSTSEGKRIPSWIIFLLATACGLIVANLYYAQTLVGPISTATGLSPGAAGLIVTVTQIGYVLGLLFIVPLSDIIENRRLVVLSLVIVIAALVAATLASNALLFLTASLFIGLGSVAAQILVPYATYLSSEEQRGRVVGNVMSGLLLGIMFARPVASFVSGLWSWHAIFAISAVVIALLTILLSRVLPKRQPMPTMNYGGLIRSLGTLLKNTPILRRRAFYQASLFGTFSLFWTTVSLRLSDTFHLTQQGIALFALAGVAGAVAAPISGRWADRGWTRTLTGFAFVLATAAFLLAYLFQGDSNTALALLVLAAIMLDMGVSGNLVLGQRAIYSLGSAARGRLNGLFMAIFFVGGAIGSSLGAWSYAYGGWGLTVLIGMAIPFLAFLYFLTEKKQA; this comes from the coding sequence ATGAATTATTCCACATCTGAAGGCAAACGTATTCCGAGTTGGATCATATTTCTGTTAGCGACGGCGTGTGGTCTGATTGTGGCTAATCTGTATTATGCACAAACTTTGGTAGGACCGATTAGTACGGCTACGGGCCTTTCGCCCGGGGCGGCAGGTTTAATTGTGACGGTGACTCAAATTGGTTATGTGTTGGGGCTGCTGTTTATCGTCCCGCTTAGTGATATTATCGAGAATCGGCGTTTGGTGGTATTGTCGCTGGTTATCGTAATTGCCGCATTGGTTGCAGCAACCCTGGCATCGAATGCCCTCCTGTTCCTAACAGCCTCTTTATTTATCGGACTAGGATCAGTAGCTGCCCAGATACTGGTGCCGTATGCTACCTACCTATCCTCAGAAGAGCAGCGTGGCCGTGTAGTGGGCAATGTAATGAGTGGTCTATTGCTGGGGATTATGTTTGCCCGGCCGGTTGCCAGCTTCGTCTCGGGACTCTGGAGCTGGCATGCGATCTTTGCGATATCTGCAGTAGTTATTGCGCTGCTGACGATTCTATTGTCGCGGGTTCTTCCTAAGCGCCAGCCTATGCCTACCATGAATTACGGCGGACTGATACGTTCACTGGGAACTCTACTGAAGAACACACCTATACTGCGCCGCCGTGCGTTCTATCAAGCCAGTTTATTCGGCACCTTCAGCCTGTTCTGGACTACAGTCTCTCTGCGGCTGTCCGATACTTTTCACCTGACCCAGCAAGGCATTGCCTTGTTTGCCTTGGCAGGTGTGGCTGGGGCAGTAGCGGCCCCCATCTCCGGCAGATGGGCTGACCGCGGCTGGACAAGAACGCTTACCGGGTTTGCGTTTGTGCTTGCAACTGCAGCCTTCTTGCTGGCCTATCTATTTCAAGGTGATTCCAATACGGCTCTCGCGCTGCTGGTTCTGGCGGCAATTATGCTGGATATGGGCGTTTCGGGGAATCTGGTGCTTGGTCAGCGGGCGATCTATTCGCTAGGCAGCGCAGCGAGAGGACGGTTGAACGGACTGTTTATGGCGATTTTCTTTGTGGGGGGAGCCATTGGCTCATCGCTGGGAGCCTGGTCATATGCGTATGGCGGCTGGGGGTTAACCGTTCTAATAGGAATGGCGATTCCCTTCCTGGCTTTTCTATACTTTTTAACAGAGAAAAAACAAGCGTAA
- a CDS encoding DUF3600 domain-containing protein, with the protein MNLEEELRTVLREETRNWIAPPELQGKILKQVLSTQGGRRMKKWLVASIVAVSLLIPTGAYAGYHYLADSIYGSQDNVTQIGATQQKYDELEAKLQKAKQSFSEQEFTQLMDLLKKLGSYNLKIADAEGGLHPEQLSADDQKSYKSLTAELEPYFAQLDVARATLGAVPTLTFDTLWNEQRKKAEQILSQPELAAVEAIINELKVYDAKTLDPDGSIHTDRLSEADLINQKQLIEQLSPYMKKLGIMFKPSS; encoded by the coding sequence ATGAATCTTGAAGAAGAGCTGCGCACAGTCTTACGGGAAGAAACCAGGAATTGGATAGCTCCACCCGAACTGCAAGGGAAAATACTGAAGCAGGTACTATCGACGCAAGGGGGAAGACGAATGAAAAAATGGCTCGTGGCTAGCATTGTGGCGGTTTCACTGTTAATTCCTACAGGGGCGTATGCTGGATACCATTACTTAGCTGATTCCATCTACGGTTCGCAGGACAATGTCACGCAAATCGGAGCTACACAGCAGAAATATGATGAACTTGAGGCCAAGCTGCAGAAGGCCAAACAAAGCTTTAGTGAGCAGGAGTTTACCCAACTAATGGATCTGTTGAAGAAATTGGGTAGCTATAATCTGAAGATTGCCGATGCAGAGGGGGGACTTCATCCTGAGCAGTTAAGCGCTGACGATCAGAAATCCTACAAGAGTCTGACCGCTGAGCTTGAGCCGTATTTTGCACAATTAGATGTAGCAAGAGCAACGTTGGGGGCGGTGCCAACACTAACCTTTGACACTCTCTGGAATGAGCAACGGAAGAAGGCAGAACAAATTCTCAGCCAACCAGAGCTCGCTGCTGTCGAGGCAATAATCAACGAGCTGAAAGTTTATGATGCCAAAACGCTTGACCCGGATGGCAGTATTCATACTGATAGGCTGTCAGAGGCTGACCTGATAAATCAGAAGCAACTGATAGAACAGCTTAGTCCTTATATGAAAAAGCTAGGTATTATGTTTAAGCCGAGCTCATGA
- a CDS encoding TetR/AcrR family transcriptional regulator: MLGSKGRSDGEETKKRIVQKATQLFVQKGYGAVTMNEVCVTANVSKGSLYHHFSSKEELFLYVVEEDTKQWLQEWDHKRSETTGIEERFYALAEHYALDFQNPLIRALEEFSRSRTHPPEIMERLALIYASTLRASRELLQEGIDTNYLLTGDLENYVIIVNGMLEGIGRVAEISVHAKTPEDIMKYYREAVRLLLQGMRTH, translated from the coding sequence ATGCTTGGCAGCAAAGGACGTTCGGACGGGGAAGAGACAAAGAAACGAATTGTACAGAAGGCAACACAGCTATTTGTGCAGAAGGGCTACGGAGCCGTTACTATGAATGAGGTATGTGTTACGGCGAATGTCAGTAAAGGGAGTCTTTATCATCATTTTTCGAGCAAGGAAGAACTGTTCCTATATGTGGTTGAAGAGGATACGAAGCAATGGCTGCAGGAGTGGGATCACAAGCGAAGCGAGACTACTGGCATAGAGGAGCGGTTCTATGCACTGGCTGAGCACTACGCACTTGATTTTCAGAATCCGCTGATTCGGGCGTTGGAGGAATTCTCCAGAAGCAGAACACATCCGCCAGAGATTATGGAGCGGCTTGCCCTAATATACGCCTCTACCTTGCGGGCCTCCCGAGAACTTCTGCAAGAAGGAATAGATACGAATTATCTCCTGACAGGAGATTTAGAGAACTATGTAATTATTGTGAATGGCATGCTTGAAGGTATCGGAAGAGTCGCTGAGATCTCCGTTCATGCGAAGACACCGGAAGATATCATGAAATATTATCGAGAAGCCGTTAGGTTACTATTGCAAGGGATGCGTACCCACTAA
- a CDS encoding outer membrane lipoprotein carrier protein LolA, whose protein sequence is MRRITWVLAIMMSVALIMTGCGKKDAASVVKDLNNVADKLESKQGAYQGSGTMTLYTGEQPQEYKVEVWYKNPSYYRISLANVQKDITQIVLRNDEGVFVLTPSLNKSFRFQSDWPDNQGQVYLYQTLVRGIVSDNNRQFVADGDNYVFEVAANYQSSALVRQKIWLDKKSYAPKQVQVSDSEAKVVVDVKFDNFKFDPEFTKDSFDMQKNMTAGTASESTVAEVDENGNPVVVPEGQEQSAPQVTAELGDFGIIEPGYVPSGVEFKDSNKIESSKDHAVLIRYDGIYQYTIMESRPLDRAVSLAPGSVIDLGFTVGLLSGDEQQTLTWMNEGVEYRITSANLPVSEMMQIAASMEEQSGK, encoded by the coding sequence ATGCGCCGGATAACATGGGTACTCGCGATTATGATGAGCGTGGCCCTGATCATGACGGGGTGCGGGAAAAAGGATGCCGCTTCCGTGGTCAAGGATTTGAACAACGTGGCCGACAAGTTGGAGAGCAAGCAGGGGGCGTACCAAGGATCGGGCACCATGACTCTGTACACCGGCGAGCAGCCGCAGGAGTATAAGGTGGAGGTATGGTACAAGAATCCTTCCTATTACCGGATCAGTCTGGCGAATGTGCAGAAGGATATCACGCAGATTGTGCTGCGCAATGATGAGGGCGTATTCGTGCTTACGCCAAGCCTGAATAAGAGCTTCCGCTTCCAGAGCGACTGGCCGGACAATCAAGGTCAGGTCTATCTATACCAGACGCTCGTTCGCGGCATTGTCTCCGATAATAACCGCCAGTTCGTGGCGGATGGAGATAATTATGTATTTGAAGTAGCGGCGAATTATCAGAGCAGTGCGCTTGTGCGCCAGAAGATTTGGCTGGATAAGAAGAGCTATGCACCGAAGCAGGTACAGGTCTCTGATTCTGAAGCCAAGGTTGTGGTAGATGTGAAGTTCGACAACTTCAAATTTGATCCAGAGTTTACCAAGGATTCTTTTGATATGCAAAAGAATATGACTGCGGGAACGGCTTCGGAAAGCACGGTAGCCGAGGTTGATGAGAACGGCAATCCGGTCGTAGTGCCGGAGGGACAAGAACAGTCAGCGCCGCAGGTTACTGCAGAGCTTGGTGATTTTGGCATCATTGAGCCTGGCTATGTACCATCCGGGGTTGAGTTCAAGGACTCTAACAAAATCGAGAGCAGTAAGGATCACGCAGTTCTCATCCGGTATGACGGAATTTACCAATATACCATCATGGAATCCCGCCCACTGGACCGTGCGGTGTCGCTGGCTCCCGGAAGTGTGATTGATCTCGGGTTTACCGTAGGCCTATTGAGTGGGGATGAACAGCAGACTTTGACCTGGATGAACGAGGGAGTAGAGTACCGGATTACCAGTGCAAATCTGCCAGTTAGCGAAATGATGCAAATTGCCGCTTCTATGGAGGAACAATCGGGTAAATAA